From a single Eleginops maclovinus isolate JMC-PN-2008 ecotype Puerto Natales chromosome 20, JC_Emac_rtc_rv5, whole genome shotgun sequence genomic region:
- the perm1 gene encoding LOW QUALITY PROTEIN: uncharacterized protein perm1 (The sequence of the model RefSeq protein was modified relative to this genomic sequence to represent the inferred CDS: deleted 2 bases in 1 codon), giving the protein MDDLDHSIHIANYDWNSFYEESEECGLAQPSLACPDSWNLSDSEDLGNQSSVFSAGQEEPEQSWAANSDGAEGSAAGCCREEENMRNCGSAGGQKETKAEARHGNPEENAINTMEKEANIKTKLQTEQLNVCSDEELSELKKEDEALQIESDIHDLISTQQPDPLSYNLTGLDVNEPITTDRSVSEDVSGLRGEKERWFVTVNESPARQGVRAATVKKKRRQKKTRKEKSLENHFKLETTIDNSQFEVDHNLVKNFESVQMGVISDSSQMSLTSGEEDNLSEQLVVYNSPKDNVSEPTIDTKSNNTIRPKKPIKLDSVESDEYVDGVEFFSTHSFDSESYLSASESVEELQHLLKEHQQLQSSLSLTENSYLFNLTTEADNTQDREMHSYDGTLSFDLPASNCDSHKSTNVQPSAGQSADKMPNDISTFDNQTHSTFPADTPGLQKQEVNHVASGGSSVNQLLPIPHLTVTPCPVADSPETYAEAAGHTRPVYAISSFWDEMEKLTINDILQLRMGRSTPPRDTVTPNADDQGPLLDTVECNSSDGVLMDTSDAADSDYFTQPDESKHDRSSCEFSTSDFEEEYWQYLSASRNQSPDPQSKNQQSTDDSLFTAHEEEESLSSEGKETPVPLDDYAEIRKQVIISSKLVLPRRITKSKSMHNVPALKTEDLSLQLLLSNDESSLFLSSCPSLEENLVLKETQIPTYLQGEHDQISFPEVFEYLYSDERTNSDSQCVKVYDAVDISMVPVYDYSLCAFSDEMSFSFLFNSQHSEEKPIPIFSCSQPLIRELRFPNPDFVFLRSDCEEEGDISPFRIMSRSFIKGDDCGVSASHGFYNWKSLMRKIRFPDKGSIWCSRSGFMVFPDEVEKITTKSVDPPITVLMAKRDSSPFLLFNELALQQRVLDAFQATKQEGIFSSLKQSDMCMVCIAFASWVLKSSDPEAADAWKAALLANVSALSAIQYLRHYVKRRNPS; this is encoded by the exons ATGGATGATTTAGATCACAGCATTCACATTGCAAACTATGACTGGAACAGCTTCTATGAGGAGAGCGAGGAGTGTGGTCTGGCGCAGCCTTCCCTCGCCTGCCCTGATAGCTGGAACCTCAGTGATTCAGAGGACCTGGGAAATCAGAGTTCAGTCTTCAGTGCAGGCCAAGAGGAGCCAGAGCAGAGCTGGGCTGCAAACAGTGATGGAGCTGAAGGCAGTGCTGCAGGAtgctgcagggaggaagagaacaTGAGAAATTGTGGTTCAGCTGgaggacaaaaagaaacaaaagctgAAGCACGCCATGGTAATCCCGAAGAAAATGCCATCAACACAATGGAGAAAGAAGCCAACATCAAAACTAAACTGCAAACTGAGCAACTAAATGTGTGTTCAGATGAAGAATTATCAGAGctgaaaaaagaagatgaagctCTGCAAATTGAGAGTGACATTCATGACCTCATATCCACACAGCAACCTGACCCACTTTCCTACAACCTAACAGGGCTAGATGTAAATGAGCCGATCACTACAGACAGATCTGTGAGTGAGGATGTGAGTGGtttgagaggagaaaaagagcgCTGGTTTGTGACAGTGAATGAGAGTCCTGCACGACAGGGAGTGCGTGCTgccactgtgaaaaaaaaacgaagacaaaaaaaaactcgTAAGGAGAAATCACTTGAAAACCACTTTAAGTTAGAGACAACGATAGATAATAGTCAATTTGAAGTAGACCATAACTTAGTAAAAAACTTTGAGAGTGTGCAGATGGGAGTCATTTCAGATTCATCGCAAATGTCTTTAACTTCTGGTGAGGAAGACAATTTGTCAGAACAACTGGTGGTGTATAATTCCCCTAAAGACAATGTCAGTGAGCCAACTATAGACACCAAATCAAACAACACAATAAGACCCAAAAAACCAATAAAGTTAGACAGTGTGGAGTCTGACGAATATGTAGATGGTGTTGAGTTCTTCTCCACTCACAGTTTTGACTCTGAAAGCTATCTGTCAGCTTCCGAATCAGTGGAGGAACTTCAGCATCTCCTCAAGGAACACCAACAACTGCAAAGCTCATTATCTCTGACAGAAAACAGCTATCTATTCAATCTGACTACTGAGGCAGACAACACGCAAGATAGAGAAATGCATTCTTATGATGGCACTCTCTCTTTTGATTTACCAGCTTCTAACTGTGACAGTCATAAAAGCACCAATGTTCAGCCATCTGCCGGCCAAAGTGCGGACAAAATGCCAAATGACATCTCCACATTTGATAACCAAACACACAGCACGTTTCCTGCAGATACACCTGGACtccaaaaacaggaagtaaatcATGTAGCATCTGGTGGCTCTTCAGTGAATCAGCTCCTCCCCATACCTCATTTAACTGTAACACCTTGCCCTGTGGCCGACAGCCCTGAAACATATGCCGAAGCAGCAGGACACACTCGACCTGTGTACGCCATTTCGTCCTTTTGGGATGAAATGGAAAAGCTGACGATAAATGATATTTTGCAGCTCAGGATGGGTAGAAGCACCCCTCCCAGAGATACAGTAACACCAAACGCAGATGATCAAGGCCCTTTGCTCGACACAGTGGAGTGTAATTCATCTGATGGTGTTCTGATGGATACATCTGACGCTGCTGATTCCGACTATTTCACACAGCCCGATGAATCCAAGCACGATCGTTCAAGCTGTGAGTTCTCCACGTCCGATTTCGAAGAAGAGTACTGGCAATACCTTAGTGCCAGTAGGAACCAGAGTCCCGACCCTCAAAGCAAAAACCAACAGAGCACGGACGACTCTCTTTTCACAGCacatgaggaagaggagtcTTTAAGCTCCGAAGGAAAGGAGACACCTGTGCCTTTAGACGACTATGCAGAGATCAGGAAGCAAGTGATT ATTTCGAGCAAACTTGTGTTGCCGAGACGGATCACGAAAAGCAAAAGCATGCACAATGTACCAGCTCTCAAAACAGAAGATTTATCTTTGCAGTTGTTACTCAGCAATGATGAGAGCAGTTTGTTTCTTAGCAGTTGTCCATCTCTGGAGGAAAATCTggttttaaaagaaacacaaataccTACATATCTACAGGGTGAACATGATCAAATATCCTTCCCTGAAGTGTTTGAATACCTTTACAGCGATGAGAGAACAAACAGTGACTCGCAATGTGTTAAAGTTTATGATGCCGTTGACATCTCAATGGTTCCTGTTTATGACTATTCGCTTTGTGCGTTCAGCGATGAAATGTCATTCTCTTTCCTCTTCAATTCCCAGCACAGTGAGGAGAAACCCATCCCCATTTTCTCTTGTTCTCAGCCCCTCATTAGAGAACTCAGATTCCCAAATCCGGATTTTGTTTTCTTGCGTTCAGACTGCGAGGAGGAGGGTGACATCTCCCCCTTCAGGATCATGTCTCGCTCTTTCATAAAGGGAGATGATTGCGGGGTGTCTGCGTCACATGGATTTTACAATTGGAAAAGTTTGATGAGGAAGATTCGCTTTCCCGACAAAGGGAGCATCTGGTGCAGTAGATCTGGTTTCATGGTGTTCCCAGATGAAGTTGAGAAGATCACCACGAAGAGTGTGGACCCACCAATCACAGTGCTCATGGCGAAGAGAGACTCATCTCCTTTTCTGCTGTTTAACGAGCTAGCATTGCAGCAGAGGGTTTTGGATGCTTTTCAGGCCACAA AACAAGAGGGCATTTTCTCCTCACTGAAGCAGTCAGACATGTGTATGGTCTGCATCGCTTTTGCCTCCTGGGTGTTAAAATCCTCCGATCCTGAGGCTGCTGATGCCTGGAAAGCAG CTCTGCTAGCAAATGTGAGTGCACTGTCAGCCATCCAGTACCTGCGGCACTATGTGAAGAGGAGGAATCCTTCTTAA
- the c20h1orf159 gene encoding uncharacterized protein C1orf159 homolog: protein MALSFLLVLAATVILIRPETPVTKALHQNSLECCSEKQRGNNSCSNDTHCEPGCFLRVLENSNTVCIFCDSAAVDLDNITVCTYNYTVERKNHTTVTTVIPKIGGPGVAASLLLGTLLISLFLILSVASFFYLKRSNRLPNIFYRRNKAFIFQPSETAVMIPSSTVRKPRYVRRERPSATTVPTTSTTQVYNV, encoded by the exons ATGGCTCTGTCATTCCTTCTGGTCTTGGCTGCAACTGTGATTCTGATCAGACCCGAGACACCTGTCACTAAG GCTTTACATCAGAACTCACTTGAGTGCTGCAgcgagaaacagagagggaacaaTTCTTGTTCGAATGACACCCACTGTGAACCAG gATGCTTCTTGCGTGTCCTTGAGAACAGCAACACTGTTTGCATATTCTGTGACTCTGCAGCTGTGGATTTGGATAACATAACAGTCTGCACCTACA ACTATACAGTGGAGAGGAAAAATCATACAACTGTAACTACTGTCATTCCAAAAATTG GAGGGCCAGGTGTGGCAGCCTCTCTTCTTCTGGGAACACTGTTGATCAGCCTGTTCCTGATCCTCTCTGTTGCCTCCTTTTTCTACCTAAAGCGCTCCAACAGACTCCCAAACATCTTCTACCGCCGCAACAAAG CCTTCATATTCCAACCAAGTGAGACA GCTGTCATGATCCCCTCCTCGACAG TGAGGAAGCCAAGATATGTCAGAAGGGAGCGGCCCTCTGCAACCACCGTACCTACCACCTCCACCACCCAGGTTTATAATGTGTAG
- the LOC134882289 gene encoding interactor of HORMAD1 protein 1 — protein sequence MAGVANVRELTIALSLTFLLHCGELYSSAMNHIRNIKEKLSIPTGSSNRNVSTSGYSSFTDSQLFSGSQFWLENSQSMSQEMSVSSRNSQHSSQEGSDPKFISSYHTKPFLFGDLKDKSKAFGILDTFEEDKKRAKEKTDSDTLAKEYKHFGETLNNIQQLVAGTEKNTSVCQTVLQKFDNFSSTLQTNINSLQIEISQQFAALLNKVNSQKELLTELEDKVQKTGDTTVAFGSNLQSLKDGMGCLREEREGERNILEEALKLLSTLVSEHSAKPSSERVTDSAIQTSPELERSFSNILQENKLEGTQLICKSYNLEHSQAEVPPQGPSRIVGKRKVTPRGQRRRRKRPLVLSQRSKGTVTNENNQPLMNWEKGENVTTRCESRDANMVPRQDQDRTILTRNRILSNRKLRSIAKGCYITPLSCWSQGSSSSLCVAGIEPILERVCESKSVTPEKPEGLWQLFDTDGCFDSGF from the exons ATGGCGGGAGTTGCAAATGTTCGCGAGCTTACAATTGCACTGTCCTTAACGTTTCTTCTTCATTGCGGTGAACT GTATTCAAGCGCAATGAATCACATCAGAAACATAAAGGAAAAGCTGAGCATACCAACTGGAAGCAG caacagaaaTGTGTCAACCAGCGGCTACTCCAGCTTCACAGACTCTCAGCTTTTCTCCGGGTCTCAATTTTGGCTTGAAAATTCTCAAAGCATGTCTCAAGAAATGAGTGTGTCGTCCAGGAACTCCCAACATAGTTCACAGGAG gGAAGTGACCCAAAGTTTATAAGCAGTTATCACACCAAACCTTTCTTGTTCGGAGATTTGAAGGACAAGAGCAAAGCTTTTGGAATACTGGATACATTTGAAGAGGACaagaaaagagcaaaagaaaaaactgacaG tGATACTTTAGCCAAAGAATATAAACACTTTGGAGAAACTCTCAACAAT ATCCAACAACTGGTTGCTGGCACTGAGAAAAATACTTCTGTGTGCCAAACGGTCCTTCAAAAATTTGACAACTTTTCGTCAACAT TGCAAACTAATATCAACAGTCTTCAGATTGAGATTTCCCAGCAGTTTGCTGCTTTACTGAATAAAGTGAACTCCCAGAAAGAGCTACTGACTGAACTGGAAGACAAGGTGCAAAAG ACAGGCGACACCACGGTGGCATTTGGTTCAAATCTGCAAAGCTTAAAGGATGGTATGGGTTGTCTGAGAGAGGAGCGTGAGGGAGAGCGAAACATTCTGGAAGAGGCTCTGAAGCTGCTCAGCACCTTAGTCTCAGAGCACTCAGCCAAACCCAGCTCTGAGAGGGTGACGGACAGTGCCATCCAGACGTCACCAGAGCTGGAACGGTCTTTCTCCAACATCCTGCAGGAGAACAAGCTTGAAGGCACCCAGCTAATATGCAAGTCATACAACCTTGAGCACAGTCAGGCTGAAGTGCCCCCTCAGGGTCCCAGCCGCATCGTAGGAAAGAGGAAAGTCACTCCGAGAGGCCAGAGGAGGCGCAGAAAGAGGCCGCTTGTGCTCTCACAGAGGAGTAAGGGCACCGTCACGAATGAAAACAATCAACCTCTCATGAACtgggaaaaaggagaaaatgttaCAACTCGATGTGAGAGTCGTGATGCGAACATGGTACCCAGACAGGACCAAGACAGGACCATCTTGACCCGGAATAGAATACTGTCAAACAGGAAATTGAGATCCATAGCTAAAGGGTGTTACATCACCCCTCTCAGCTGCTGGTCTCAAGGGAGTAGCAGCTCGTTGTGCGTTGCAGGAATCGAACCCATCttagagagagtgtgtgagtccAAATCAGTGACCCCAGAGAAACCCGAAGGCCTCTGGCAGCTATTTGATACAGATGGGTGTTTTGATTCAGGCTTTTAG
- the kbtbd12 gene encoding kelch repeat and BTB domain-containing protein 12 codes for MDLSSKHGLVLLDQLRKMRDSEHLTDVVLVAEGISFPCHRVVLSAFSPYFRVMFTCGLRECNTKEIVLRDTPAESLALLLNYMYCSDLPLTNANVQGISIAAFLLQMDDVFHRCQLHMTENMDASNCLGVYYFARDLGAEDLAEHAQRFLRQNFVQVCQNEEVLELEAYQLGKLLTSDDLNVSREETILDVVLRWVRHCTLEEGEVRNLHLPELLRKVRLPLIHPDNLKEAMKRNTALLSDAECLEMLNLALDVTAMHPSAAPRKLKLRYGMETTDLLLCIGNDGGGIRSRYRSFAERSFCYAPSTGRTYYITSPRYAEALGFVCAGVVTENNDIIVAGEASARKMARQKDINVGIYRYKVEAQGSWECLSSAEYRDCYALASLGDTLYLLGGQMKLKNELLITNCVERWSLQGGPWRSAAPLPMPLAYHSAVGMKDRLYVIGGRTPQSYRTDDEPDRLSNRLLEYDPNRNKWTELGPMKYSKYRCSAVVLNGEIYVMGGIGCEGGDCGQSRHCLDAVEIYNPDGNKWRDGPPLPSAQLSLRTNASNAGVVGGKIYVCGYYKGADRHDDITKDILELNPWDGRWTVVARHALMHDNYDVCLVASLNPRGLMSPPEDLVKQ; via the exons ATGGATCTTAGCTCCAAACATGGGCTGGTGCTGCTGGACCAGCTGAGGAAGATGAGGGACAGCGAGCATCTGACCGATGTGGTGCTGGTTGCTGAGGGAATCAGCTTTCCCTGTCACCGGGTGGTTTTGTCTGCTTTTAGTCCTTACTTTCGTGTTATGTTTACCTGCGGCCTTCGCGAGTGCAACACTAAAGAAATAGTTCTGCGTGACACCCCTGCAGAAAGCCTGGCCCTCCTGCTGAACTACATGTACTGCTCAGATCTTCCTCTCACCAACGCCAATGTGCAAGGCATCTCTATTGCAGCTTTTCTCCTGCAGATGGACGATGTCTTCCATCGCTGTCAGCTGCACATGACCGAGAACATGGATGCTTCCAACTGCCTCGGTGTGTATTACTTTGCCCGTGACCTTGGAGCGGAGGATTTAGCTGAACATGCTCAGCGCTTCCTGAGGCAGAACTTTGTCCAAGTCTGCCAAAATGAGGAGGTACTGGAGCTTGAGGCCTATCAACTGGGAAAGCTCCTGACCTCTGATGACCTTAACGTTTCACGAGAAGAGACCATCCTGGATGTGGTCCTCCGCTGGGTCAGACACTGCACTCTGGAGGAAGGAGAGGTCCGTAATCTTCACCTTCCTGAACTCCTGAGGAAGGTCCGTCTGCCGCTGATACACCCTGACAATTTAAAAGAGGCGATGAAGAGGAACACTGCCCTGCTGTCTGATGCTGAGTGTCTAGAGATGCTCAATCTAGCTTTGGACGTCACAGCGATGCACCCCTCAGCAGCTCCACGCAAACTAAAGCTGCGCTACGGCATGGAGACGACAGACCTGCTGCTCTGTATTGGAAACGACGGTGGTGGGATCAGATCGAGATATCGCAGCTTTGCAGAGCGCAGCTTCTGCTATGCCCCATCCACAGGCCGAACATACTACATCACTTCACCTCGCTATGCAGAGGCTCTGGGGTTTGTGTGTGCCGGGGTTGTTactgaaaataatgacattataGTCGCAGGAGAGGCAAGTGCTCGCAAAATGGCCCGACAGAAAGACATTAATGTTGGGATTTACAG GTACAAAGTGGAGGCGCAGGGAAGCTGGGAGTGCCTGTCGTCGGCAGAGTACCGAGACTGTTACGCTCTGGCGTCACTGGGGGACACTCTGTACCTGCTGGGGGGGCAGATGAAGCTGAAGAACGAGCTTCTCATCACTAACTGTGTGGAGCGATGGTCTCTGCAAGGAGGGCCGTGGCGCAGTGCAGCGCCCCTGCCTATGCCTTTAGCCTATCACAGCGCGGTCGGGATGAAAGATCGCCTTTATGTGATCGGGGGTCGAACACCACAG TCATACCGGACGGATGATGAGCCTGACCGTCTTAGTAACCGACTGCTGGAGTATGATCCCAACAGAAATAAGTGGACAGAGCTAGGACCCATGAAGTACTCAAAGTATCGCTGCAGTGCCGTCGTACTCAATGGGGAAATTTATGTGATGG GCGGTATTGGTTGTGAGGGTGGTGACTGTGGGCAATCACGCCACTGTCTTGATGCTGTGGAGATCTACAACCCAGATGGAAATAAGTGGAGGGATGGACCTCCTCTCCCATCCGCACAGCTGTCTCTGCGCACCAATGCCTCGAACGCAGGAGTGGTGGGAGGCAAGATCTATGTGTGTGGATACTACAAAGGAGCAG ATCGTCATGACGATATAACAAAGGACATTTTGGAGCTGAATCCGTGGGATGGCCGGTGGACTGTGGTGGCTCGGCACGCTCTGATGCATGACAACTATGACGTCTGCTTGGTTGCAAGTCTCAACCCGAGAGGACTCATGTCCCCACCTGAAGACTTAGTTAAACAATGA